The Litchfieldia alkalitelluris genome has a window encoding:
- a CDS encoding cupin domain-containing protein, with the protein MLNLATITNLKDQKHVLNMDWGKIQWLCGKEIDPDSEMTFGMVFINAGDSNPRHIHPNCEEYIFVLSGECDHSLGDEMYHLKPGMMLRIPQGVPHNATVTSWEPCRMIITYSAPDRQTIGE; encoded by the coding sequence ATGTTGAATTTGGCGACAATTACTAATTTAAAAGATCAAAAGCACGTTTTAAATATGGATTGGGGTAAAATTCAATGGTTGTGTGGCAAGGAAATTGACCCAGATAGTGAAATGACATTTGGAATGGTTTTCATCAATGCAGGAGATTCAAACCCTAGACATATCCATCCGAACTGTGAGGAGTATATCTTTGTTCTCTCAGGAGAATGTGATCATTCGTTAGGGGATGAAATGTATCACCTCAAACCAGGTATGATGTTGCGAATCCCTCAAGGAGTTCCACATAACGCCACTGTTACTAGCTGGGAGCCTTGTCGAATGATCATTACTTATTCAGCACCTGATCGTCAAACAATTGGTGAGTAA
- a CDS encoding Gfo/Idh/MocA family protein → MVKKYKVGLIGAGGVTELHLEGYKDQTDRVEVVAICDSNSEILKERADKYGIPQRFTSLEDFIQFSNVDVAIVCTPTSIRKDIVFPLIEAGLPVFVEKPFSDSLEEATEIVNKANQHKIPISVNQNFRRHYPFELVRRIVEEGVIGSVNQIIFNEIFFRQDQGWRLNCERHAMSVMGIHWFDGFRLILDSAPKSIACLTRSASVINCVGETEATVQIAFENDSIVTYVQSFSSTYGKNEMIVIGEKGTLICNHTSVKLYQKGEREPVQTWENKVSREEATFEGLNQLLTSLETGIEAKNSAIDNLKTVSLLDAAYLAANENRIVTFKQGALI, encoded by the coding sequence ATGGTTAAAAAGTATAAAGTTGGTCTAATCGGTGCAGGTGGAGTAACAGAGTTACATTTAGAAGGTTACAAAGATCAAACGGACAGAGTAGAGGTTGTTGCTATATGTGATTCTAATTCTGAAATATTAAAAGAACGTGCAGATAAGTATGGGATTCCTCAAAGATTTACTAGTCTAGAAGATTTTATTCAATTTAGTAACGTAGATGTTGCAATTGTATGCACCCCTACATCCATTAGAAAAGACATTGTGTTTCCTCTTATTGAAGCAGGTTTACCAGTATTTGTTGAAAAGCCATTTTCTGATTCGTTGGAAGAAGCAACAGAAATTGTAAACAAAGCTAACCAACACAAAATTCCCATCTCCGTCAATCAGAATTTTAGACGCCACTATCCATTTGAATTAGTAAGGAGAATTGTAGAGGAAGGAGTAATTGGAAGTGTAAATCAAATCATTTTCAATGAAATATTCTTTAGACAAGATCAAGGTTGGCGACTAAATTGTGAGCGTCATGCGATGTCAGTCATGGGGATACATTGGTTTGACGGCTTTAGATTAATTCTTGATTCTGCCCCCAAATCGATTGCTTGTCTGACACGTTCAGCCTCAGTTATTAATTGTGTTGGAGAAACAGAAGCAACTGTGCAAATTGCTTTTGAAAATGATTCAATCGTGACATATGTCCAAAGTTTTTCAAGTACTTATGGGAAGAATGAAATGATCGTCATCGGTGAAAAAGGGACACTAATTTGCAATCATACTTCTGTGAAACTCTATCAAAAAGGCGAGAGAGAACCTGTTCAAACATGGGAAAATAAGGTGTCTAGAGAAGAAGCGACATTTGAAGGATTAAATCAACTATTAACTTCATTAGAAACTGGAATAGAAGCAAAAAATAGTGCAATCGATAATTTGAAAACGGTTTCATTATTGGATGCAGCATACCTTGCTGCAAATGAAAATAGAATTGTTACTTTTAAACAAGGAGCATTAATATGA
- a CDS encoding sugar phosphate isomerase/epimerase family protein produces MTLKLAFSRPTDTLEEQRILFENYRQIGYDGLQLKNGQYASYLECPEQFLEDWGAPKGLASGLITAGVLDEQNIQQLRNVYKFAEKTGTDLIVFCHLVPRSEVSIEEIRKYADLFSELGKEAEQCGVKLSLHHHYNNPVMHREDFDIFFDRIQNQSVGLTVDTAHLVKSGITDIQELIQSYGKVIDNFHLKDFANGDWRVLGQGEIDFKPIFKAIEAIKYNGWISADEESGSGIIGGMKDCHSYIKQGLSIAID; encoded by the coding sequence ATGACATTAAAACTAGCATTTTCTAGACCGACAGACACTTTGGAGGAGCAAAGGATATTATTTGAGAATTATCGTCAAATCGGATATGACGGGCTTCAATTAAAGAATGGTCAATATGCTAGCTATCTTGAATGTCCAGAACAATTTTTGGAAGATTGGGGCGCACCAAAAGGCCTGGCGTCGGGATTAATTACAGCTGGAGTGCTTGATGAACAGAATATTCAACAACTTCGTAATGTCTATAAGTTCGCTGAGAAAACTGGAACTGATTTAATCGTATTTTGTCATTTGGTTCCTAGAAGTGAAGTAAGCATTGAAGAAATACGTAAGTATGCTGACTTATTTTCTGAACTGGGAAAAGAAGCAGAGCAGTGCGGTGTGAAGCTATCTTTGCATCATCATTATAATAATCCGGTTATGCATAGAGAGGACTTTGATATTTTTTTCGATCGCATACAGAATCAATCAGTTGGTTTAACTGTTGACACTGCTCATCTTGTAAAATCGGGTATTACGGATATTCAAGAATTGATTCAGAGTTATGGAAAAGTGATCGATAATTTTCACCTGAAGGATTTTGCGAATGGAGATTGGCGTGTATTGGGTCAAGGTGAGATAGACTTTAAACCAATTTTCAAAGCAATTGAAGCGATTAAATATAATGGCTGGATATCTGCTGATGAAGAAAGTGGAAGCGGTATCATTGGTGGGATGAAAGATTGTCATTCTTATATAAAGCAAGGTCTGTCAATTGCAATAGATTAA
- a CDS encoding Tm-1-like ATP-binding domain-containing protein — MESKKVILIGSFDTKGTEFEFVKDTLERLGIETYLVDIGVLNTPQIQPDIPSSEVAKLAGTTLEVLRQDNDRGKAVSAMAEGVAKVMEQLIHKGIVAGVIGMGGTAGTTVGASAMKVVPIGIPKLLVSTVASGNTRPYVGVKDVTMMYSVIDIAGINKLSSRILSNAAYAMAGMVKGIYSESIEQDDKITIGMTMFGVTTPCVTKVREILEEQGYDILVFHATGTGGLAMEELIDGGFIKAVADITTTELADELVGGIFTAGPTRLEAAGKAGIPQVVSVGALDMVNFGTPDSVPVQFKNRKFYQHNPTTTLMRTTTDENRKLGEIIAIKLNQAIIPPIVIFPKGGVSLIDQEGQAFEGVEQREVLYSTLKENLRPDIPFIETEKDINDESVAELIASKLLSSLRETVK, encoded by the coding sequence GTGGAGTCTAAAAAAGTTATACTTATTGGTTCTTTTGATACAAAGGGGACTGAATTTGAATTTGTAAAAGATACATTAGAAAGGTTAGGGATAGAAACCTATTTGGTTGATATAGGCGTACTTAACACTCCTCAGATTCAACCAGACATCCCAAGTAGTGAGGTAGCTAAATTAGCAGGGACAACATTAGAAGTTCTTAGACAGGACAATGACAGAGGTAAAGCGGTTTCAGCAATGGCTGAAGGAGTAGCAAAAGTCATGGAGCAACTAATCCACAAAGGGATTGTTGCTGGTGTGATTGGGATGGGTGGTACAGCTGGTACAACGGTTGGCGCATCAGCTATGAAGGTTGTTCCAATCGGTATTCCTAAGTTATTAGTTTCAACAGTTGCATCAGGAAATACTAGGCCATATGTTGGGGTCAAAGACGTAACGATGATGTATTCTGTAATCGATATTGCCGGGATTAATAAATTATCGAGTCGTATTTTAAGTAATGCTGCTTATGCAATGGCTGGAATGGTCAAAGGTATCTATAGTGAATCTATAGAACAAGATGACAAAATCACAATTGGAATGACGATGTTTGGAGTTACTACACCTTGTGTTACAAAAGTAAGGGAAATCCTCGAAGAGCAAGGTTACGATATTTTAGTGTTCCATGCGACAGGCACTGGTGGTCTTGCAATGGAAGAATTAATTGATGGTGGTTTTATTAAGGCCGTAGCAGACATTACCACTACTGAATTAGCAGACGAGTTAGTCGGAGGAATCTTCACCGCTGGCCCTACAAGATTAGAAGCAGCGGGTAAAGCTGGTATTCCTCAAGTTGTTTCCGTTGGAGCATTGGATATGGTTAACTTTGGCACGCCGGATTCTGTGCCTGTACAGTTCAAAAACAGAAAGTTTTACCAGCACAACCCTACAACTACATTGATGAGAACAACGACCGATGAAAATCGAAAATTAGGAGAAATAATTGCTATAAAGTTAAATCAAGCTATAATCCCACCTATAGTAATCTTTCCTAAGGGAGGAGTATCACTTATTGATCAAGAAGGGCAGGCCTTTGAGGGGGTTGAGCAACGGGAAGTTTTGTATTCGACACTTAAGGAAAATTTAAGACCTGATATCCCGTTCATTGAAACCGAGAAGGATATCAATGATGAGTCAGTGGCAGAACTGATTGCTAGTAAGTTATTAAGTAGTTTAAGAGAGACTGTTAAATAG
- a CDS encoding phosphoenolpyruvate hydrolase family protein: MVLSREEILNRLRSNIERNVAVVGAGAGTGLSAKCAEMGGVDLIIIYNSGRYRMSGRGSLSGLMPYGDANQIVVDMGREVLPIVEDTPVLAGVCGTDPFRVMSVFLEDLKRMGFSGVQNFPTVGLCDGIFRQNLEETGMGYDLEVEMIRKANEVGLLTTPYVFNEDDAIKMARAGADVLVAHVGLTTKGSIGAKTALTLDESVDLVQRIHDAGKSINPDIIVLCHGGPISEPEDAEYVLSKTNGISGFFGASSMERLPTERAITEQVKRFKNIL; encoded by the coding sequence ATGGTATTATCAAGAGAAGAAATTCTGAACCGTCTTAGGTCTAATATAGAGAGAAACGTTGCTGTTGTTGGGGCAGGCGCAGGAACGGGTCTTTCGGCTAAATGTGCTGAAATGGGTGGAGTAGATTTAATTATTATATACAATTCAGGACGTTATCGCATGTCAGGTAGAGGTTCCTTATCTGGGTTAATGCCTTATGGGGATGCGAACCAAATTGTGGTTGATATGGGAAGAGAGGTCTTACCAATCGTTGAGGACACGCCTGTATTAGCTGGTGTTTGTGGAACAGATCCATTTAGAGTGATGAGCGTGTTTTTAGAAGATTTAAAACGAATGGGATTTTCTGGTGTTCAAAACTTCCCAACTGTTGGGCTATGCGATGGGATATTCAGGCAAAACCTTGAAGAAACAGGAATGGGATATGATCTTGAGGTTGAAATGATTCGAAAAGCAAATGAAGTCGGTTTATTGACAACGCCGTATGTTTTTAATGAGGACGATGCAATAAAAATGGCTAGGGCTGGCGCAGATGTGTTAGTTGCTCATGTTGGGTTAACAACGAAGGGAAGTATTGGTGCCAAAACAGCACTAACATTAGATGAGTCTGTAGACCTTGTCCAAAGAATACACGATGCAGGAAAGTCAATAAATCCCGATATTATTGTTTTGTGTCACGGAGGACCTATATCCGAGCCAGAAGATGCGGAATATGTATTAAGTAAAACAAACGGCATTAGTGGATTCTTCGGTGCTTCCAGTATGGAGCGTTTACCTACTGAAAGAGCTATTACTGAGCAGGTTAAGAGATTTAAAAACATACTTTAA
- a CDS encoding ABC transporter permease — translation MKVVERKKKRLKLVSDLKRDRYLYLLILPGLLFFIIFKYVPMWGIIISFQDYSPYLGVLKSEWVGFAHFQRFFTNPDFIILFRNTMMISLLNLVFFFPIPIILAILLNEVRSQVFKRSIQSIVYLPHFLSWVIIAGISFLLLSESGGIVNMMMEKLGFSRFDFLTNESTFWYLLVGQNIWKETGWGTIIFLAAVAGVNPALYEAAKMDGASRVRQIWHITLPGIRNVIIVLFILRLGNIMDVGFEQVFLMMNGAVSQVADVFETYVYRNGIQSGQFSYTTAVGLFKSVIGLALVVLANWLAKLFGEEGIY, via the coding sequence ATTAAAGTAGTTGAAAGGAAAAAGAAAAGATTAAAACTTGTATCAGATTTAAAACGCGATCGGTACTTATATCTTCTCATTCTTCCTGGTTTATTGTTTTTCATTATCTTCAAATACGTTCCAATGTGGGGGATTATCATTTCCTTTCAAGATTATTCACCATATTTAGGAGTATTAAAAAGCGAATGGGTAGGATTTGCTCACTTTCAACGTTTTTTCACAAATCCTGATTTTATCATACTGTTCCGCAACACGATGATGATCAGCCTATTAAACTTAGTATTCTTTTTTCCGATTCCAATCATCTTAGCCATCCTCTTAAATGAAGTTCGTTCCCAGGTATTTAAAAGATCGATTCAATCTATTGTCTATCTACCTCATTTTCTATCATGGGTTATTATCGCTGGGATTTCATTTTTATTGTTATCAGAATCCGGAGGAATTGTAAATATGATGATGGAAAAGTTAGGGTTTAGTCGCTTTGACTTTTTAACAAATGAGAGTACATTTTGGTATTTGTTAGTTGGTCAAAATATTTGGAAAGAAACTGGCTGGGGAACGATTATCTTTTTAGCTGCAGTTGCGGGAGTTAATCCGGCTTTGTATGAAGCAGCAAAAATGGATGGTGCAAGCCGAGTCAGGCAAATCTGGCATATTACTCTACCAGGAATAAGAAATGTCATCATCGTTCTCTTCATCTTACGTCTTGGAAATATTATGGATGTAGGATTCGAGCAAGTTTTTCTAATGATGAATGGAGCTGTTTCGCAAGTAGCTGACGTATTTGAAACCTATGTCTATCGTAATGGTATTCAGAGTGGCCAGTTTAGTTACACGACAGCAGTTGGGTTGTTCAAATCTGTGATAGGGTTAGCTCTTGTTGTGTTAGCAAATTGGCTAGCGAAATTATTCGGCGAGGAAGGAATTTACTAG
- a CDS encoding extracellular solute-binding protein → MSHKEISIKHGFKSVLIGGLLLSTLLTGCTTDSSSSEADGGPVKISIMSDFTIAQPPSEDNPVLLELEKRTNTDLDITWVSGPDYIDRLNVVLSSGDLPDLIKIDDVTNPVFQQLVEQGAFWDLTPYVEEYENLMNYPEVIWKNTSIDGKNFVIPVARPLDGFVTPSIRKDWLDELGLEVPQTTDELYEVLKAFKENKPDGEDPTYGYTMRADYWLQSVFTGARDKWKEVDGELVDVTLEPEMREALLYKHKLYNEGLIPPDYAVMKETQFWDLATGGRAGLTAETIEATWRWTYDQWKRESSVDWLPLTALSAPNREPYAEQFRGYIGCIAIPKSVPEEKMKKILSLVDYGASEEGGTLTLYGIEGTHYNEEDGFKVATEQAVKDSVGVGAFGKMFMKFDPYMYAYAPGMPKEKFDRNKQIIDQKEPISEPDPAIGLVSETHLKMGADYTKKIDDLKIQVIMGKQPIEAWDKYVEELKQDATYQKIIEEMNAAYKAREESY, encoded by the coding sequence ATGAGTCATAAGGAGATCTCAATAAAGCATGGATTTAAATCAGTTTTAATCGGTGGATTGTTATTAAGTACACTTTTAACAGGCTGTACAACCGATTCAAGTAGTTCTGAGGCGGATGGAGGACCAGTCAAAATTTCAATTATGTCAGATTTTACGATAGCACAACCTCCTTCAGAGGATAATCCAGTCTTATTAGAACTAGAGAAACGTACTAACACTGATTTAGATATCACATGGGTGTCAGGTCCAGATTATATTGATCGTTTAAATGTTGTGCTAAGCTCAGGAGATCTTCCTGACCTCATAAAGATCGATGATGTAACAAATCCGGTCTTTCAACAACTGGTTGAACAAGGAGCATTCTGGGACCTAACTCCTTATGTAGAAGAATATGAAAACTTAATGAATTATCCAGAAGTTATCTGGAAAAACACATCAATTGATGGGAAAAACTTCGTGATTCCAGTTGCCAGACCATTAGATGGATTTGTTACTCCTTCCATTAGAAAAGATTGGTTGGATGAACTTGGACTTGAAGTGCCTCAAACTACAGATGAACTATATGAAGTGTTAAAAGCGTTTAAAGAAAACAAACCAGATGGTGAAGACCCAACTTACGGCTACACAATGCGTGCAGATTACTGGTTACAATCTGTATTTACTGGAGCAAGAGATAAATGGAAGGAAGTGGATGGGGAGCTTGTAGATGTCACGTTAGAACCGGAAATGAGAGAAGCCTTATTATATAAACACAAATTATATAATGAAGGATTAATTCCTCCAGATTATGCAGTTATGAAAGAAACTCAATTCTGGGATCTTGCCACTGGTGGTCGTGCTGGGTTAACAGCTGAGACGATTGAAGCTACATGGCGTTGGACTTACGACCAGTGGAAAAGAGAATCAAGCGTTGATTGGCTTCCACTCACAGCGTTAAGTGCACCTAACAGAGAGCCATATGCAGAGCAATTTAGAGGGTACATTGGCTGTATAGCAATTCCGAAATCTGTTCCAGAAGAAAAGATGAAGAAAATTTTATCACTAGTAGACTATGGTGCGTCTGAAGAAGGCGGCACATTAACCCTATACGGTATTGAGGGTACTCATTACAACGAAGAAGATGGCTTTAAAGTGGCAACAGAACAAGCTGTTAAAGATAGCGTAGGTGTTGGAGCCTTCGGAAAAATGTTCATGAAATTCGATCCATATATGTATGCGTATGCACCAGGTATGCCAAAAGAAAAATTTGATCGTAACAAGCAAATTATCGACCAAAAGGAACCAATTAGTGAACCAGATCCAGCCATTGGTTTAGTTTCTGAAACTCACTTAAAAATGGGAGCAGACTATACCAAGAAAATTGATGATTTAAAAATACAAGTTATTATGGGCAAACAGCCTATCGAAGCTTGGGATAAATATGTTGAAGAACTAAAGCAAGATGCAACCTATCAAAAAATTATTGAGGAAATGAACGCAGCTTATAAGGCTCGTGAGGAATCATACTAA
- the rnjA gene encoding ribonuclease J1 translates to MNKKNDSAKIKIIPLGGLGEIGKNMYLVEYDNEIVIIDSGIKFPDNELFGIDYIIPDYTYLLDNAERVKGLFITHGHEDHIGGIPFLLKKLNVPIYAGRLAVGFIKSKLEEHRLLNEATIHEISEQDIISFSALQISFFRTTHSIPDSFGIVVSTNIGNVVHTGDFKFDFTPTGPPADLIRMGEIGGKGVLCLLSDSTNSEVPGISLSEQHIGNTIIDLIKKQDGRVIFATFASNVYRLQQVIKASVLTNRKVFITGRSMEKSITIGRELGYIEAPDSTFISEFELRQLPANEVTILCTGSQGEPFAALSRIASGRHRQISLIQGDTVVFSSSPIPGNTLSVNRVINQLARAGAEVIHHKLTDVHTSGHAAQEELKLMISLMKPTFFVPIHGEYRMQKKHQSLAIDCGVPEENTFLLENGDVLAVSNESSRIVGKVPAFPVYIDGHGIGDIGRSVLQERKILSEDGMISIFVLRRDKKVIGTPQIISRGFVYVRESEDLMKQIQSLVSSFINEPKSRFEMERLIKDNLSRFIYESIKRNPLIIPRIIDL, encoded by the coding sequence ATGAATAAGAAAAATGATTCAGCAAAAATCAAAATTATCCCTTTGGGTGGTTTAGGGGAAATTGGTAAGAATATGTATTTGGTTGAATATGATAATGAAATCGTCATTATTGATTCTGGGATTAAGTTTCCTGATAATGAGCTTTTCGGGATCGATTATATTATCCCTGATTATACATATTTATTGGACAACGCCGAAAGGGTAAAAGGATTATTTATAACACACGGACATGAAGATCATATTGGTGGAATTCCTTTTCTGCTCAAAAAGCTAAATGTACCGATTTATGCTGGTAGGTTAGCGGTAGGTTTTATAAAAAGTAAACTAGAAGAGCATCGTTTACTAAATGAAGCGACTATTCATGAGATATCCGAGCAAGATATCATCTCGTTTTCAGCTTTACAAATCTCTTTTTTCCGAACCACTCATAGTATTCCAGATTCGTTTGGAATTGTTGTGTCTACGAATATTGGGAATGTTGTTCATACCGGAGATTTTAAGTTTGATTTTACCCCAACAGGTCCTCCAGCAGACTTGATCAGAATGGGAGAAATAGGCGGGAAAGGTGTACTTTGTCTTTTATCTGATAGTACAAACAGTGAAGTACCCGGAATTTCATTATCAGAGCAACATATCGGAAATACGATTATTGATCTGATTAAAAAGCAGGATGGACGAGTCATTTTTGCCACGTTTGCTTCCAATGTATATAGACTGCAGCAGGTGATCAAAGCATCAGTCCTTACGAATCGGAAAGTATTTATTACAGGCCGAAGCATGGAAAAATCGATCACGATTGGAAGAGAGTTAGGTTACATAGAGGCCCCTGATTCGACGTTTATAAGTGAATTTGAGCTTAGACAGCTACCTGCAAACGAAGTGACGATTCTTTGTACTGGTAGCCAAGGTGAACCTTTTGCAGCACTATCAAGAATTGCATCTGGAAGACATCGTCAAATTTCTCTCATACAAGGAGATACCGTTGTGTTCTCATCTTCGCCTATTCCAGGTAATACATTAAGTGTGAATCGAGTGATTAACCAATTAGCAAGAGCTGGGGCAGAAGTAATTCATCATAAATTAACGGATGTTCATACATCAGGACATGCTGCTCAAGAAGAGTTGAAGCTGATGATTAGTCTCATGAAACCCACATTCTTTGTTCCGATTCATGGGGAATATCGAATGCAAAAGAAACATCAATCGTTAGCCATCGATTGTGGTGTACCAGAAGAAAACACGTTTCTTCTCGAAAATGGAGATGTATTAGCGGTTTCCAATGAATCTTCGAGAATCGTTGGAAAAGTCCCAGCATTTCCAGTCTATATTGATGGTCACGGAATCGGTGATATCGGCAGAAGTGTGTTACAAGAACGAAAAATCCTGTCAGAGGATGGAATGATTTCCATCTTCGTATTAAGAAGAGACAAGAAAGTGATAGGAACTCCTCAAATTATCTCAAGAGGATTTGTGTATGTAAGAGAATCAGAGGATTTAATGAAACAAATTCAATCTCTTGTGAGTTCATTTATCAATGAGCCAAAGAGTCGGTTTGAGATGGAAAGATTAATAAAAGATAATCTATCACGGTTTATTTATGAAAGTATAAAGCGAAATCCTTTGATTATTCCGAGAATTATTGATCTGTAA
- a CDS encoding carbohydrate ABC transporter permease — protein sequence MKESSGDRLFNIANITILVIIGIVTLFPLYYVFVVSFATPYEYVEKNGFILFPTEWTLASYKYLLTTSAFMKSTGVSAFLATVGTALSLVVTAGIAFGLSRKRLRGRKIILMLILFTILFNPGIIPQYILVRDLGLINSVWSLILPVLSSGWYVILMKSFFDNIPTELEEAATIDGCNDLGIFFRIVLPLSIPALVAFGLFYAVAYWNTFFNAILFINDFDKVPLQVVLRNMLIDSDTSTSGAAAVEMVSEQQLPAQTIKMAAVVISTLPILLIYPFLQKHFAKGVMLGSVKG from the coding sequence ATGAAAGAAAGCTCGGGGGATCGGCTATTTAATATCGCTAATATAACAATTCTAGTCATTATTGGGATTGTTACATTATTTCCACTTTATTATGTATTTGTAGTTTCATTTGCAACCCCTTATGAATATGTCGAGAAAAACGGATTTATATTGTTTCCAACAGAATGGACCCTTGCCTCTTATAAATATCTCTTAACAACCTCAGCCTTTATGAAATCTACGGGGGTTAGTGCATTTCTAGCTACGGTTGGAACTGCGCTTAGTTTAGTCGTCACAGCAGGGATTGCGTTCGGTCTTTCTCGTAAAAGATTAAGAGGAAGAAAGATTATCTTAATGCTTATTCTATTTACCATCTTATTCAACCCAGGAATCATCCCTCAATATATTTTGGTTCGTGATTTGGGGTTGATTAACAGTGTATGGTCCTTGATTTTGCCAGTTCTTTCTAGTGGTTGGTACGTAATTTTGATGAAAAGCTTCTTTGATAACATTCCAACTGAATTAGAGGAAGCAGCCACAATAGATGGATGTAATGATTTAGGAATCTTCTTTAGAATTGTCCTGCCATTGTCCATCCCAGCTCTTGTAGCATTTGGATTATTTTATGCGGTGGCATATTGGAACACATTCTTTAATGCAATTTTATTCATCAATGACTTTGATAAAGTCCCATTACAGGTTGTGTTAAGAAATATGTTAATAGATTCTGATACGTCTACAAGTGGTGCTGCAGCGGTTGAGATGGTATCGGAACAACAACTCCCAGCACAAACAATCAAAATGGCAGCGGTTGTTATTTCGACATTACCAATACTATTAATTTATCCATTTTTACAAAAACACTTTGCGAAAGGGGTCATGCTGGGTTCTGTTAAAGGATAA
- a CDS encoding helix-turn-helix domain-containing protein yields the protein MDLGQKIRKLRKEQNRSLSDIADSCGFSKSLLSKIENGKTVPPIATLVKIAEALCTKVSALLDDNEQIGSIYSTKDNSLQKLVKTEKGYSFYAFAVERQDKLMQPYLFVAKKGETKKSTLSHGGEEFVYVLEGEMHYRVGNTQYTLKSGDSIYFDSIEEHRLDPITDEVIYLAIFSQSKEE from the coding sequence ATGGATTTAGGGCAGAAAATAAGAAAACTCAGGAAAGAACAAAACAGGAGTTTGTCAGATATTGCAGATTCTTGTGGTTTTTCAAAAAGTTTATTGTCAAAAATCGAAAATGGAAAGACAGTGCCTCCAATCGCTACTTTAGTCAAAATTGCTGAGGCTCTATGTACGAAGGTATCCGCTTTACTTGATGATAATGAGCAAATAGGATCGATTTATTCAACAAAGGATAATAGTTTACAAAAGTTAGTGAAAACTGAAAAGGGATATTCCTTCTATGCTTTTGCAGTAGAGCGACAAGATAAATTAATGCAACCATATTTATTCGTTGCTAAAAAAGGTGAAACAAAGAAAAGTACATTGTCACATGGAGGAGAAGAGTTTGTTTACGTTCTAGAAGGAGAAATGCACTATCGTGTTGGTAATACCCAGTATACACTTAAGTCCGGGGACAGCATTTACTTCGATTCAATTGAAGAACATAGGTTAGATCCTATTACAGATGAGGTTATTTATTTAGCTATATTTAGCCAATCAAAAGAAGAATAA
- a CDS encoding sulfite exporter TauE/SafE family protein, translating into MLDELSLLEWLVSVLVGIGIGFAKTAVATLGIFNVALLVQVFPAKESVGIMLPMLIMGDIFAVIYYRRSVVWKYLFSLVPWVLIGILSGYFVLMHIKNDQLSLLLGILILSLIILQFCKDSIQLKVDRFFQNAKWFTYLMGILAGFATMIGNVSGVIMSIYLLSKGLPKKEFIGTGAWFYLFVNIIKIPFFLSLGMIASESIVFNLTILPFILIGCYIGIKIVKLIPQKIFQWTILILGILGSINLIILNW; encoded by the coding sequence TTGTTAGATGAATTAAGTTTACTAGAATGGCTTGTTTCTGTGCTAGTTGGTATTGGAATTGGTTTTGCGAAAACTGCTGTTGCTACATTGGGAATCTTCAATGTAGCTTTATTAGTGCAAGTCTTTCCAGCGAAGGAATCAGTAGGAATCATGCTTCCTATGTTAATTATGGGTGATATTTTTGCTGTGATTTATTATCGTCGTAGTGTCGTCTGGAAATACCTCTTTTCTCTAGTCCCGTGGGTTTTGATAGGAATCCTTTCTGGTTATTTTGTTCTAATGCACATCAAAAATGATCAGCTATCCTTATTACTTGGTATCCTTATTTTGTCGTTAATCATTCTACAATTCTGCAAAGATTCTATCCAGTTAAAAGTTGACCGATTTTTTCAAAATGCGAAATGGTTTACATATCTCATGGGGATTTTAGCAGGGTTTGCAACAATGATAGGGAATGTATCCGGGGTCATTATGTCTATCTATTTACTTTCGAAAGGCCTTCCGAAAAAAGAATTTATCGGCACGGGTGCTTGGTTTTACTTATTTGTCAATATTATTAAAATCCCGTTTTTTCTCTCATTAGGAATGATTGCGTCTGAATCAATTGTGTTTAATTTAACTATTTTACCATTTATCCTGATTGGATGTTATATCGGTATTAAAATCGTCAAATTAATACCACAGAAGATATTCCAATGGACGATTCTAATCCTAGGTATTCTTGGTTCGATAAATCTTATTATTCTTAATTGGTAA